The Tachyglossus aculeatus isolate mTacAcu1 chromosome 22, mTacAcu1.pri, whole genome shotgun sequence genome window below encodes:
- the LOC119944113 gene encoding olfactory receptor 10V1-like, giving the protein MGDENQTGTIYFHFHPFSMVPGVQMLIFVAFLLMYLVSILGNVTVGLLIWANPSLHSPMYFFLANLAALEICYSSTIAPLTLANVLSVGNGFISLVGCGTQMFFFIFLGSTDCIVLAVMAYDRFVAICQPLLYPLIMRRQLCVRLAVGSLALGLTMAVPLTVLIFRLPFRRNGEIGLFYCDVLPVIRLASADTRLHEAVVLAFSVVALTIPFLFIATSYVFIVATVLRIRSAEGRSKAFSTCSSHLTVVVLQYGCTSLIYLCPSSSYSPERGRVLSVIYTFITPVLNPVIYGLRNQEFKNALKRALRKDKGEWSMLQFQSNQGFPEDCAIIDIVTTSIAAQN; this is encoded by the exons ATGGGGGATGAAAACCAAACCGGGACGATCTACTTCCACTTCCACCCCTTCTCAATGGTACCCGGCGTGCAGATGCTGATTTTCGTGGCCTTCCTGCTCATGTACCTCGTCAGCATCTTGGGAAACGTGACTGTTGGTCTGCTGATCTGGGCCAatccctctctccactctcccatgtacttcttccttgccAACCTGGCAGCGCTGGAGATCTGCTATTCCTCCACCATCGCTCCCTTGACCCTGGCCAACGTCCTGTCCGTGGGGAACGGCTTCATTTCCCTCGTGGGCTGCGGCACGCAGATGTTCTTCTTCATCTTTCTGGGTAGCACCGACTGCATCGTCCTGGCCGTCATGGCATACGACCGGTTTGTTGCCATCTGCCAACCGCTGCTTTACCCCCTCATCATGAGGCGGCAGCTTTGTGTCCGACTGGCGGTGGGATCCTTGGCGTTGGGACTCACGATGGCCGTGCCTTTAACGGTGCTGATCTTCCGCCTCCCCTTCCGCCGCAACGGTGAGATCGGTCTCTTCTACTGCGACGTCCTCCCCGTCATCCGGCTGGCAAGTGCGGACACTCGACTTCACGAAGCTGTCGTGCTCGCGTTCAGTGTGGTCGCCTTGACCATTCCCTTCCTGTTCATCGCCACCTCCTACGTCTTCATCGTGGCCACCGTCTTGAGGATCCGCTCGGCAGAGGGGAGGAGCAAGGCGTTCTCCACTTGCTCTTCTCACCTCACGGTCGTCGTCCTCCAGTATGGCTGTACCAGCCTCATCTACCTCTGTCCCAGCTCCAGCTACTCACCGGAGAGAGGCCGGGTGCTCTCCGTGATTTACACCTTCATTACACCAGTGCTGAACCCAGTCATCTATGGCCTGAGGAATCAGGAGTTCAAGAATGCCCTGAAGAGAGCCCTgaggaa GGACAAGGGGGAATGGAGCATGTTGCAGTTTCAGAGTAATCAAGGCTTCCCGGAAGACTGTGCCATCATCGACATCGTCACCACCTCCATCGCAGCACAAAATTGA